A window of Phycodurus eques isolate BA_2022a chromosome 5, UOR_Pequ_1.1, whole genome shotgun sequence contains these coding sequences:
- the LOC133403128 gene encoding echinoidin-like, whose translation MAFVLRSLVLLCGISGLLTGVRSIPFSHWKTINNCPTGWTQLDCHCYMYVDEERTFADAEKVCQILSGNLVSIQNDLENGFVLELIQAGGGEGLVWTGFSDEALEGTFVWTDNSPQRFTNFDGINLSEPDNSGNCVAMDAIDGLWQDNSCTDEKTFVCIRDVLHYKH comes from the exons ATGGCATTTGTTCTTCGCTCGTTGGTCCTCCTTTGTGGAATCAGTGGACTGCTGACTGGAGTT CGGTCTATCCCTTTCAGTCATTGGAAAA CAATCAATAACTGTCCTACAGGCTGGACTCAGCTGGACTGTCATTGTTACATGTACGTAGATGAAGAGAGGACATTTGCAGATGCAGAG AAAGTCTGCCAAATCCTCAGCGGGAATCTGGTCTCCATCCAAAATGACCTggaaaatggatttgttctTGAACTCATTCAAGCAGGTGGTGGTGAGGGTCTAGTCTGGACTGGATTCAGTGATGAAGCTTTG GAAGGCACCTTCGTGTGGACTGACAACTCCCCACAGAGGTTCACTAACTTTGATGGGATTAACCTTTCAGAGCCTGATAACAGTGGTAATTGTGTTGCAATGGATGCGATAG aTGGTCTTTGGCAGGATAACTCCTGCACAGAcgagaaaacatttgtttgcatcAGAGATGTGCTCCATTACAAACATTAA